In a single window of the Agromyces sp. H17E-10 genome:
- the purE gene encoding 5-(carboxyamino)imidazole ribonucleotide mutase, with protein MGSDSDWNVMRDASAVLDEFGVAHEVEVVSAHRTPEKMIAYGKEAAARGLRVIIAGAGGAAHLPGMLASVTTLPVIGVPVPLAKLDGLDSLLSIVQMPGGIPVATMAIGGAKNAGLYAVRVLGASNPALQAALDTYARDLAALVEEKNERLKQSR; from the coding sequence ATGGGGTCGGACTCCGACTGGAACGTCATGCGCGACGCGTCGGCGGTCCTCGACGAGTTCGGCGTCGCCCACGAGGTCGAGGTCGTCTCGGCGCACCGCACGCCCGAGAAGATGATCGCCTACGGCAAGGAGGCGGCCGCGCGCGGTCTCAGGGTGATCATCGCGGGCGCCGGCGGCGCAGCGCACCTGCCGGGCATGCTCGCCTCCGTCACGACCCTGCCCGTGATCGGCGTCCCCGTGCCGCTCGCGAAGCTCGACGGCCTCGACTCCCTGCTCTCGATCGTGCAGATGCCCGGCGGCATCCCCGTCGCGACCATGGCCATCGGCGGTGCGAAGAACGCCGGCCTCTACGCGGTACGCGTGCTCGGGGCATCCAACCCGGCCCTGCAGGCCGCCCTCGACACCTACGCGCGCGATCTCGCGGCCCTCGTCGAGGAGAAGAACGAGCGGCTGAAGCAGTCTCGATGA